The genomic DNA TCAAGCATCACTTGCGACATGGATTCATGAAGATTTTCAATTGTATTTGAGCGCTCATTTAAGCCTAAATCAAAAGTACGCTCCGCTACCCAAGGGCTATGCTCGTAGATGTCTGCGAACATTTCAACAAATTCCGCTTTCGTCATTTGGCTTGGTTTACAGGTTTTAAATTGGGCCACGGTTCCTTCCTTCTTTTCTAACTTAATGATCAATGCGCTATCTCAACATTCTTGGTCAATACCAAGAGTGTGATGTCTTTATTTATTCAAATCTGGATGAGGATGCGATTCATGCCAATGCTTAGCAATATCCAAACGGCGACACACCCACACTTTGTCGTGTTGTTGCACATATTCCATAAAACGCTTCAACCCTTGAATTCGCCCTGGGCGACCGATCAAACGACAATGTAAACCAACCGACATCATTTTTGGGCTTTCTGCCCCTTCTTCGTACAAAGTATCAAATGAATCTTTTAAGTATTGGAAGAATTGTTCACCGGTATTAAAACCTTGATTGGTCGCAAAACGCATGTCGTTTACATCCAATGTATAAGGGATCACCAATTGTGGTTTTGGCCCTTCCGTATGCCAATAAGGTAAGTCATCATCATACGCATCAGAGTCGTACAAGAAGCCGCCTTCTTCTGCTACCAGTTTACGAGTATTGACACCATTACGGCCGGTATACCAACCATAAGGACGCTCACCGGTGATGTCTTTAATCACGTTAATGGCTTTTTGCATATGTTCACGTTCGGTATCAATATCGATTTTGTGATAATCCAACCAACGATAGCCATGACTGCAAATTTCATGCCCTGAATTTGCCATTTCTTTAATGACATCAGGATTACGCTCTGCAGCCATCCCCACAACAAAAGCTGTTAACGGGTAGTTAAATTGATCAAATAACTTAAGAATACGCCATACACCAGCGCGGCTACCGTATTCATAAATAGATTCCATACTAATATGACGGGCGTTAGGGAAAGGTTGTGCACCAATAATTTCGGATAAGAAAGCTTCAGATTCTTCATCACCGTGTAACGTACAGCGCTCACCACCTTCTTCATAATTCAGCACAAACGATACCGCAACTCTTGCGTCATTTGGCCATTGTACGTGTGGCGGTTGGTTTCCATAACCGATCAAATTGCGTGGATATTCGCTAACCATGAACATCTCCTTATAGTCTCATCTTGAGCGCTAACAGCTTTAATACCACTATGCCTTCATACTTTTTGTCATTAAGGTGGTATATATTTGGCGTATACCGTAAAAGTATACAACCAAGACAAGCCAGTAACTCCGTATCTTTGTTTTATTTATTGTATACAATATATAGAACATGGCAAATAATTTTGTTCACAACTTGTTAACTAGCGCAACTTTTTCTTACTCCTCACCGTTAATACCTGACTTTCCAGTCAACTAATGTTAATTTTTTTCATTATTAATAAACATGAAGCTGTCACGATAAATATTAATATTATCAGATTGTTAGTTTCAACCTTCAAAATAACCACATTATGGATTACCTGATCAATCACCAATTTTTTCATCTATCACCTTTACGTAACACAATGTTGTGTACATAATCAAATTCAAGATGATCACATTTATTTAACAAAGTAAGAAGAGAATATTATGGGAAAATTAACCACACATGTTTTAGATACCGCCAATGGTGTACCTGGCTGCGATATTCGAGTTGAGCTATTTCGCATCACAGATCAAGGCAGCCAGCTGATTAAAACGGTGACGACAAACTTTGATGGTAGAACCGATTCGCCGTTGCTGGAAACCGCTGATTTTGAAGTCGGTAAATACGAATTAATTTTTTATACCGCCAGTTATTTCACTCAAAAAGGGGTCGACTTAGGCAACGTTCCTTTCTTAGATGATATTTCAATTCGCTTTGGTATTAATGATCAAAATAGTCATTACCATGTACCACTTCTTTGTTCTCCTTATAGCTTCTCAACTTATCGAGGAAGCTAACCGGTTATCAAGGTGCGTGCCACATAAATATAAAGAATGACTCAATGGTGATTGGATCACTAAATAAGAACAACGATAAAGCGAAATAATGCAATACGAATACTTTATCGACTTTGAATAAAACTCGTTAGCTGTCGGTTTTATTCAAATCATTCAAACCTAAAATTATTGGAACACTAATTGCATGAATATCCATTCAATTAAAGGCTGCCCGTTTCAAATAAATAAAGGTATACACCATTAATTTGTATAGAGAGCAAGATGTCCTCTAAGGCTTACTTGTGCCTAAAAAACATAAGAAGCTTTCTATCTCAGCTGTTAATTAGTCAGCAAGTAGATGCACTACCACAAGGAATAGAACAGTGAATAATACAGAAACGAAATCACTAAACACCGATTCAAGCACCCCAAAAGGGCTACTCGAACGTTGGTTTAAACTGAAAGAACATGGTACGACTGTAAAGTCTGAGATCATCGGCGGCTTAACCACTTTTGCCACCATGGCTTACATTATTTTTGTGAACCCTTCCATCATGGCAACATCGGGCATGGATGCCGGAGCCTTGTTCGTTGCCACCTGTGTTGGTGCCGCTATTGGTACTTTATTAATGGCATTCTATGCTAATTGGCCTGTGGGTTTAGCACCGGGAATGGGTCTTAATGCTTTCTTTGCTTTTACCGTAGTAGGAGAAATGGGCTATACATGGCAAGTGGCATTGGGCGCGGTATTTATTTCTAGCGTATTGTTTGTCTTAATGAGTTACAGCAGTTTACGTGAATGGATTCTAGACAGTATTCCACACAGTTTACGGTATTCCATGACCGCAGGTGTTGGTTTGTTCTTAGGCCTTATCGGTTTAAAAACAGCGGGTATCGTCGTTGAAAATCCAGCCACTTTAGTGTCTCTTGGCGATTTCACTCAGCCAAGTGCTGTTTTAGCGGCGTGCTGCTTTTTAATCATTAGTGTCTTAAGTGAGCGTAAAATTTTTGGCGCAGTATTAATCGGAATTTTTATCGTAACGATTGTTGGATGGAGCTTAGGCATTGTTGAATATAATGGCATTTTTGCCGCTCCACCAAGCATCGCTCCAACCTTTATGGCAATGGACATTAGTGGCGCACTTGAAATCTCGATGATTAGCGTGATTCTTGCTTTCTTATTCGTCAACATGTTTGATACCGCAGGTACTTTAATGGGCGTTGCTCAGAGAGCTAACTTGATCAACCCAGAAACCGGAAAAATTAAAGATTTACGCAAAGCATTAAAAGCAGACAGTGTCGCCAGTGTTGCGGGTGCTTGTGTCGGCTGCCCACCCGTTACTAGCTATGTTGAAAGTGCAGCAGGCGTTGAAGCTGGTGCCCGTACTGGTTTGTCTTCTGTTGTGGTTGGGTTACTTTTCATTGCGGCAATTTTTGTGTCGCCATTGGCTGGAATGATCCCAGGTTATGCGACCGCAGGCGCACTAATTTATGTCGCCTTTGTCATGATGAGTAGCATGCAACACATCAAATGGAATGACTTTACCGATGCTGCTCCTGCCGCCATTACAGCCTTAATGATGCCATTGACTTTTTCTATCGCCAACGGCATTGCATTAGGCTTTATTACCTACACGGTACTAAAAATAGCAACCGGAAAACAACAAGAAGTCTCGATTTGTATGTACGTACTGACGGCTATTTTTGTGGCTAAGCTCATTTTTATGTAAGAAGAAAATCCTTAATTAAGGATAACGACATTGAAAGAATCGACGTTAATTAAAGACGAAGATTCTGCCCCCAAAAAAGCAGACTCACTCGTCTGTTTTTTTATTATTATGCCGAATATATACACTGGAAAAAAAGGATGGAAACGTTACCATTCACTTATATAATAATTGATACGAATAATTAACTTAACGTGAGACATCACCGATAAATACAAAAAATTTCCTTACAGGTGATCAATTTCAAGTAATAATACGCTCAGTTTCAATGAATACTCTGCAATTCCCGAATCAAAACTCCCAAGGTAAACAGAAATATTATGGCCACCATTAAAGATGTCGCAAAAGAAGCCAATGTCTCCATTGCAACCGTATCTCGAGTTATTAATAAGTCACCGAAAGCAAGCAAGGCTTCTATTGAATCGGTCACGGTTGCAATGAAAAAACTCGGCTATCGCCCCAACGCCGCCGCACGTGCTTTAGTGAGCCAATCAACTCAAACAATAGGAGTACTGGTGGGTGATGTTTCTGATCCTTTTTTTGGTTCTATGGTAAAAGCCATCGATACCGTCGCCAGTCAACAAGGTAAGCACTTACTGATAGGCAATGGTTATCACTCTGCAAAGAAAGAACGAGAAGCAATAGAGTTATTAATCAATCATCGGTGCGAGGCCTTAGTCATTCACAGTAAAAGCCTCACGAGCGAAGAACTCATTAGCTTTGCAGAAGAAGTCCCCGGGCTTGTGCTAATCAACCGTTTCATACCAGACATTGCCGAACGCTGTATCGCACTAGATAACCACAAAGGCTCTTATCTCGCGACCGAGTACTTGATCAAACATGGACATCAGCATATTGGTTATATTTGCTCAAACCACGACATTGAAGATACCCATCAACGTAAAGCGGGTTACTTACAAGCCTTAAAAGATAATGGATTATCTCATTCAGAAAATTATATTGAATATGGATCACCCGATGAGGAAGGTGGTGAGCATGCCATGACGAATCTACTGGCTAAAGGGTTGCCCTT from Vibrio casei includes the following:
- the puuE gene encoding allantoinase PuuE, whose translation is MVSEYPRNLIGYGNQPPHVQWPNDARVAVSFVLNYEEGGERCTLHGDEESEAFLSEIIGAQPFPNARHISMESIYEYGSRAGVWRILKLFDQFNYPLTAFVVGMAAERNPDVIKEMANSGHEICSHGYRWLDYHKIDIDTEREHMQKAINVIKDITGERPYGWYTGRNGVNTRKLVAEEGGFLYDSDAYDDDLPYWHTEGPKPQLVIPYTLDVNDMRFATNQGFNTGEQFFQYLKDSFDTLYEEGAESPKMMSVGLHCRLIGRPGRIQGLKRFMEYVQQHDKVWVCRRLDIAKHWHESHPHPDLNK
- the uraH gene encoding hydroxyisourate hydrolase, translated to MGKLTTHVLDTANGVPGCDIRVELFRITDQGSQLIKTVTTNFDGRTDSPLLETADFEVGKYELIFYTASYFTQKGVDLGNVPFLDDISIRFGINDQNSHYHVPLLCSPYSFSTYRGS
- a CDS encoding NCS2 family permease; the protein is MNNTETKSLNTDSSTPKGLLERWFKLKEHGTTVKSEIIGGLTTFATMAYIIFVNPSIMATSGMDAGALFVATCVGAAIGTLLMAFYANWPVGLAPGMGLNAFFAFTVVGEMGYTWQVALGAVFISSVLFVLMSYSSLREWILDSIPHSLRYSMTAGVGLFLGLIGLKTAGIVVENPATLVSLGDFTQPSAVLAACCFLIISVLSERKIFGAVLIGIFIVTIVGWSLGIVEYNGIFAAPPSIAPTFMAMDISGALEISMISVILAFLFVNMFDTAGTLMGVAQRANLINPETGKIKDLRKALKADSVASVAGACVGCPPVTSYVESAAGVEAGARTGLSSVVVGLLFIAAIFVSPLAGMIPGYATAGALIYVAFVMMSSMQHIKWNDFTDAAPAAITALMMPLTFSIANGIALGFITYTVLKIATGKQQEVSICMYVLTAIFVAKLIFM
- a CDS encoding substrate-binding domain-containing protein yields the protein MATIKDVAKEANVSIATVSRVINKSPKASKASIESVTVAMKKLGYRPNAAARALVSQSTQTIGVLVGDVSDPFFGSMVKAIDTVASQQGKHLLIGNGYHSAKKEREAIELLINHRCEALVIHSKSLTSEELISFAEEVPGLVLINRFIPDIAERCIALDNHKGSYLATEYLIKHGHQHIGYICSNHDIEDTHQRKAGYLQALKDNGLSHSENYIEYGSPDEEGGEHAMTNLLAKGLPLTAIATYNDYMAAGTLSVLEENGIEAPKDMSIIGFDNGLIAKYLHPKLTTVRYPIQMMAEKAADLALRLANKEEAKADTTMFVPTLVKRVSVEQA